The window TGAGCCGGCCCAGAAGCGGCCGGATGCGGAAGGCATAGCGCAGCCCCGGTCGCAGCACCGCCTCCCGGTATTGCCGGTGGCGGCCGGGCAGCTCACTGCGGGCGTCCCGCTCGTCGATGTGCACCGGCCGGCCCCAGGGCAAAGGGCAGCTGTCGCAGGCCTGGTCCGGGGAAAAGACCGCCCGGTTGATCTCGTAGCCCGAGACCACAGGCCGAAGATCCTTGCCGCGGCCCGGCGGGGCGCTCCAGGTCAGCGTCACCCCGCCCTCGTCCAGGTGGAAGGCGAGGTCCGTCACCGCTGGCGGGATGATCTCAGCCGCCGGCAGAGGCGGCGTCTTCTTGCCGCAGCCACAGACCGCGAGCAGGCAGGCGGCAACGAGCAGGCGGCGCATCAGGTCAGGCCCAAGGCCTTTTCCGCCGCCCGCAGGGCCTCTTCCACCTGGGCCGGGGCCGTGCCGCCGAGGGTGGTCTTGGTGGCCACCGAGCCGTTCAGGGACAAGACATCGTAGACATCCGCCGCGATCTCCGGGGCGAAGGTCTGCAAGGTCCCCAGGGGCAGCTCGGCCAGCTCCTTGCCCTGGGCGAGGCAATGCGCCACTGCCCGGCCCACCACGCCGTGGGCACGGCGGAAGGGCATTCCCTTCCTCACCAGGTAGTCGGCGAGGTCGGTGGCGGTGCTGTGGCCGCTGGCCGCGGCGGCGGCCAGGCGCGGGCCATGAAAATCCACATGCGCCAACAGCTCGCTCAGCACGGTCAGGGAAGCCGCCACCGTATCATGGCTGTCGAAGACCGGCTCCTTGTCCTCCTGGAGGTCCCGGTTGTAAGTCAAGGGCAGCCCCTTCAATATGGTGAAGAGGGCCACGAGATGCCCCACCACCCGGCCGGTCTTGCCACGCACCAGCTCGGCGACGTCCGGGTTCTTCTTCTGCGGCATGATGCTGGAGCCGGTACAGTAGGCATCGGCGATGGTGATGAAGCCGAACTCCTGGCTGCTCCAGAGCACCAGCTCTTCCGCCAGCCGGCTGAGATGGGTCTGAATGAGAGCGGCGGCGGCCACGAGCTCCACCGCAAAATCCCGGTCAGCCACCGCATCCATGCTGTTGGCGGCCACCGCGGCAAAGCCCAGCTCGGCCGCCACGGCCCGCCGATCCAGAGGCAGACCGCTGCCGGCGCAGGCGGCAGCACCCAGCGGGGAGACATCGAGCCGCCGCCGGCAGTCGCCAAGCCGGCCCCGGTCCCGGGCCAGCATCTCGTGGTAGGCCAGGAGATGGTGGGCCAAAAGCACCGGCTGCGCCCGCTGCAGGTGGGTGTAGCCGGGCATGATCAGATCCTGATGGCGGCGGGCCAGGCGGACCAGGGCCCGCTGCAGGCCGGTCACGAGCTCGTCCAGCTGGTCGCACGCCTCCCGCAGATACAGGCGCAGATCAAGGGCCACCTGATCGTTGCGGCTGCGGCCGGTGTGCAGCTTCTCGCCGGCCGGACCGATCCGCTCGGTCAGGGCCTGCTCGATGTGCATGTGGATGTCTTCCCGTTCCGTGCAAAAGGGGAAGGTGCCGGCTGCGATCTCGGCGGCAATGGCGTCGAGGCCGGTCAGAATGGCAGCCAACTCGTCGCCGGTCAGGAGGCCTTGGGCGGCCAGCATGCGGGCATGGGCCTTGCTGCCCAGAATGTCGTGGCGGAAGAGGCGGGCGTCCACGTCGATGGAGGCCGTAAACCGCTCCACCGTCTTGGCAGTGGCCTCGGCAAAGCGGCCGCCCCAGGGCTTGGCGATCCCGACCTGGTCGCCAGGCCTTCGGCTTGGCTCGCTCATGGCGTCTGCCCCGGGGAGCTGGTCCGGCGCTGCCGGTCAGCCTCGATGCGCAGCCGCAAGGCTTGCAGGCGGATGAAGCCGCCGGCGTCCTTCTGGCTGTACACCTGGTCGGCCTCGAAGGTGGCGAAGGCTTCGTGGTACAGGGAGAGGGGGGACTTGCGGCCCACCGGCTGGCAGACCCCCTTGTGGAGACGCAGCCGGACGGTGCCGGAGACCGTCTTCTGGGCCTCGTCCATGGCGGTCTGCAGGAAGCGGCGCTCCGGGGAGAACCAGAAGCCGTTGTACACCAGCTCCGCATAGCGGGGCACCAGGCTGTCCCGGATCCGCATCACCTCCCGGTCCAGGGTGATGGTCTCCAGATCCCGGTGGGCGATGCGCAGGATGGTGCCGCCCGGGGTCTCGTACACCCCCCGGGACTTCATGCCCACGAACCGGTTCTCCACCATGTCCAGCCGGCCGATGCCGTGCTCGCCGCCCAGCCGGTTGAGCCGGGTCAGCAGGGCCACCGGCGCCAGCCGTTCGCCGTCCACCGCCACCGGGTCGCCGGCCTCGAACCCGATCTCGATCACCGCTGGCTGGTCCGGCGCCGCGGCGAGGGAGCGGGTCAGGCGGAACATCTCCGGATCCGGCTCCCGCCAGGGATCCTCCAGGATGCCGCCCTCGTAGCTGATGTGGAGCAGGTTCTCGTCCGAGCTGTAAGGCTTGGCGGCGGTCACTGGCACCGGGATGCCATGCTCCTGGGCATAGGCCATGAGCTTGGTGCGGGAATTGAGATCCCACTCCCGCCAGGGGGCGATGATGGCCAGCTCCGGCGCCAGGGCCATATAGGCCAGCTCGAAGCGCACCTGATCGTTGCCCTTGCCGGTGGCGCCGTGGCTGACGGCGTCGGCCCCTTCGGCCAGGGCCACCCGTACCTGCTCCTGGGCGATCACCGGCCGGGCCAGGGAGGTACCCAGGAGATAGGAGCCTTCGTAGATGGCGTTGGCCCGGAAGGCCGGGAAGATCACCTCCCGGACAAAGGCCTCCCTCAGGTCGGAGATCACCACCTTCTCGGCACCGGTGGCCAAGCCTTTGGCCCGGATGGCCTCCCAGTCCTCCTCCTGGCCGACGTCGGCCACGAAGGCCACCACCGGGCAGCGGTACGTTTCCTGGAGCCACTTGAGGATGACGGAGGTGTCAAGTCCCCCGGAATAGGCGAGAACGATTTTTCGCGGCATGGCAAACCCTGCTGCAGAGCGTGGTTGTCACCAGATTATCATGAAGGGCCTCCGCGGCCCCGCGTCTTACTGCCGACCGAGAAGGGCCAGGAGAACGGCCTTGTGCAGGTGCAGCTTGTTCTCGGCCTGGTCGAAGGCGACGCAGGCGGGGGATTCCAGGACCTCGTCGGTGATCTCCTCCCCGCGGTGGGCCGGCAGGCAGTGGAGCACGATGGCGTCCGGCTTGGCGGCTGCCAGAAGGGCGCTGTTGACCTGATAGGGCTGAAAGCGCTTGGCCCGTTCCGCCTGCTCGCTTTCCTGCCCCATGCTGGCCCAGACATCGGTGTTGACCACGTCGGCTGCCGCCACCGCCTGCCTGGGGTCCCGCCGCACGGTGATCGGCCGGCGGGCCTCCGCCTGCGCGGCAGCCAGGACCTGGGGGCTCGGGTCATAGCCCTCGGGACAGGCCAGTGTCAAGGCGAAGCCCAAGCGGGCCGCGGCTTGTATCCAGGAGTTGGCCATGTTGTTGCCATCCCCCACCCAGGCCACAGCGAGATCCTCCATCGACCCCTTGCGCTCCCGCACGGTCATGATGTCCGAGAGCACCTGGCAGGGATGGTGCAGATCGGTCAGCGCGTTCACCACCGGCACGCTGGCGTAGCGGGCCAGCTCCTCCACCACCTCCTGTCCGAAGGTGCGCACCACCAGGCCCTCCACATAGCGGCTCATGACCCGGGCCATGTCCTTCAAGGGCTCCTGGCGGGAGAGCTGGGTGTCCCGGCTCGGCATGAACAGGACCTGCCCGCCCAGGCCGTACATGGCAGCCTCGAACGAGACCCGGGTGCGGGTGGAGGGCTTGTCGAAGAGCAGAGCGATGGTCTTGCCGACCAGGGCGGTGTGGCGGACGCCGGCCCGGCGTTCCGTCTTGAGGCGGTGGCCCAGATCCAGGAAGGCCTGAAGCTCCGCGGCGGTAAAATCCCAGAGGGTGAGGAAATGGCTGTTCATGGCTTGCACCTCGGGTGTCGAGGCCTGTTCATCGGGAGCACCTGCCCCCAGGCCGCCGGCCCGGGTGCCGGCGCCCGTGCAGGGAAAAATGCATTCAAACCACAAAGCAAGGCTTTTGCAAAGAACTATTTGCTACCGGGCGGCGGGGGCGACGACCTGCTCGCAGAAGGAAAGTCGAAGGAGGATGGGCCTTACGGGATGATCTCGGTGCCGATCCCCTGGTCAGTGAACATCTCCAGGAGAATGGCATGCTCCAGACGGCCATCGATGATGTGGGCCTTGGCGACACCGCCGGCCAGGGCGTCCAGACAACAGCGCACCTTGGGGATCATGCCGCCGGAGATCGTCTCCCCGGCCAGAAGGGTCATGGCCTGGCTGGCGGTAAGGGAGCGCACCAGCTGCTTCTCCCCGTCCAGGACCCCCTCCACGTCGGTCAGCAGGATGAGCTTGGCGGCCTTCAGATGGGCAGCCACCGCCCCGGCCACCAGATCGGCGTTGATGTTATAGGGCTGGCCGTCTTCACCCACCCCGACCGGCGCAATGACCGGGATGAAATCCCGAGCCTTCAGGGTGTGGAGAATGGCAGGATTGACGCCGGTCACCTCCCCGACCCGGCCCAGGTCAATGAGCTCTGGCGGGGCGTCGCCACCCGGCTTCAGCATCTTCAACATCTTCTTGGCCTGGACCAGATCGCCGTCCCGGCCGGACAGGCCCACAGCCTTGCCGCCATGCTGGTTGATCAGGCCGACGATCTCCTTGTTGACCTTGCCCACCAGCACCATCTCCACCACATCCATGGTCTCGCCGTCGGTGACCCGCATGCCATGGACATAGCTGGACTCGACGTTCATCTTCCGGAGAAACTGGTTGATCTGCGGCCCGCCGCCATGGACGACGATGGGGTCGAGGCCGACGGTCTTCATCAGGATGACGTCCAGAGCAAAGTTGTGCTTGAGGCCCTCGTCGACCATGGCGTGGCCACCATATTTGATGACGATGGTCTGGCTTCCGAACCGCCGGATGTAGGGTAAGGCTTCGATCAGGGTCTTGGCTTTTTCGATGAGGCGTTCCATACGCTCCTCCGCGGTCCTCGGGCGTCGTGGCGCTGAAAAAGCAGCACCTTAACCGCCCGTGTCCGGACCTGTAAAGGGCTTTGTCGTCCGCCCGCGGAGGCGGTCTGCCACCCCTCCACTGCAGGCTTTACATTGCCGGGGATGGGCAGTAAGATGGGCTCAAGTTGGCGTCAGCGGCCAGGCCGCGGGCGATGGCCGGCGGCGGACTGCCGGCGGTGTGCATGCCGGAAGGGGTGCGTATCATCGAGCTGCAGCAGGTCCATCCGCAATCGGGACTGGCAGGGTGCCGTGGGCAACATCGACTGCCGCTCCCGGTGCCCTCGTTTGTCCCTTGCTCGTTCTCCTGCGGTGCCATTCTCGGGAAGAGCCTCCTGCTGCCGGTCTGGTGGGGCCTGGGCGCCTGGCGGCTGCCGTGTCCGGCATGGCCGTGGTTGGTGCTCCTGGCTGTGGGGATCGCTCTGCGCCCGGGGGGGGCTGCTGCCCAGTCGGCTCCGGCGGCGGCTGCCCCCATCCACATCGAGGCGGATCGCCTGGAATCGGATGCCAAGGAGGAAGTGCTCCATTTTTTGGGTCATGTGGAGGCTACCCAGGGGGACATGGTCATCCGCGCCGAGCGGATGACGGTTACCTATGTCCGGCGCCGGCCAGCTGCCCAGAGCGCCCCGGATAGCGGCCTCGGGCCGGGGGCCGGTGATATCGACCGGATCCGCGCCGAGGGCGGGGTTCGGATCACCCGGAAGAACTGGGTGGCCACGGGCGACAATCTGGAATACGTGGCGGCCAGCCGGCAGGTGATCCTGACCGGCGCCGCCCAGGTCTGGCAGGCGGACAACAGCGTCAGCGGCGAGCGCATCGTCCTCTACCTGGACGAGGGCCGGAGTGTGGTGGAAAAGGGCGGCAGCGGCCGGGTGAAGGCCCTCATTTATCCCGAGCGGCCGGCGGACGAGGCCCGGCCATGAGCCCCTGGCGTCGCCCGGTTTCCGGGCCAGAGGCCGGGCCCCCTCCGGAGATGGGCGGCCATGGCTGAGCTTTCGGCCCGGGCCCTGGTCAAGCACTACGGTGCCCGGCCGGTGGTGCACGGGGTCGATCTGGACGTGGCCGCGGCCACGGTGGTAGGGCTTCTTGGCCCCAACGGTGCCGGCAAGACCACAACCTTTTATATGGTTTCCGGCTTCGTGCGGCCGGACGCCGGACAGGTCCTCCTGGATGGCGTCGAGATCACGTGGCTGCCGATCCATGACCGGGCGCGGCTGGGCGTCAGCTATCTGGCGCAGGAGCCTTCCGTCTTCCGGCGCCTGTCGGTGGTCGAGAACCTCCGGCTGGTCCTGGAGCCCCTGGGGCTGCCCCGGGCCGAGATCCGTAGCCGGATCGAGGCCCTGCTCGATGACCTGCGTATGGGCCATTTGGCAGATCACCGGGCGGACACCCTGTCCGGCGGCGAGCGGCGGCGGGTGGAGATCATGCGCGCCCTGGCCATTGGCCCCCGTTTCGTGCTGCTGGACGAGCCCTTTGCCGGTATCGATCCCCTGTCGGTGGCTGACCTGCAGGGGATTATCCGCGGTCTCAAGGAGCGGGGCTTGGGGGTCCTCATCTCGGACCACAATGTCCGGGAGACCTTGTCCATCTGTGATCATGCTTACATCATCAGCGAGGGCCACATCCTGACCGCCGGCGATCCCGCGGCCATTGTGGCCAGTGACATCGCCCGGCAGCACTACCTGGGCGAAGGCTTTCGCCTCTAGCCGTCTCTTGCGATCTGGATCTCGACCATGGCCCTGGAACTGAGGCAGCAGCTCAAACTGGCCCAGCAGCTGGTGATGACCCCCCAGCTCCAGCAGGCCATCAAGCTTCTGCAGCTCAACCGGCTGGAGCTGGTGGAGATGATCCAGCAGGAGCTGGAGCAAAACCCCCTTCTGGAAGAAGGCACCGCCGAGCCGGAGGGGGAGGCCGAGGCCTCCCAGAGTACGCCCCCCGAAGAGGGAGAGCCGGCAGCCGTCCTGGCTGAGGTCACCCCGGAGCTGTCGTTCGAGCGGCCGGAGTCCCTGGCCGCCATCGACTGGAACGACTACGCCAACGAGTACAGTCCCGACCCGGCGGCCCCGGCCTTCGAGGACCCGATGGCCGGCCTGCCCCTCGACTGGTCCGAGGGGCCTGATTCCGGGAGCAGCCTGTCCTCGGCCTACGAGGATCGTCCCACCCTGTCCCGCCTGGACGTTCTCGCCCAGAAGCCCGACCTTCAGTCCCATCTGCGCTGGCAATTGTGCCTGTCCGATCTGGATGAGGAGGAGGTGGAGGTGGGCACCTTCGTCATTGGCAACCTCAACCGGGATGGCTTCCTGGAGGTGACCCCGGAGGAGATTGTGCGCGCCACCGGCTGTTCCTCCGCCATGGCCGAGCGGCTGATCCGGCGGGTGCAGGAGATGGATCCCCCGGGTATTGGGGCGCGGGACGTGCAGGAGTGCCTGCTCCTGCAGCTGGAGCACCTGGGGGCTGGCAGCTCCCTTGCCGCGACCATCGTCCGCGACTTCTTGCAGCTCCTGGAAACGAAGCGCTATGCCCAGATCGCCAAGGCCACCGGAGCCACCGAGGATGATGTCATCCAGGCGGTACGGGTGATCACCGGCCTCGATCCCCACCCCGGCCGGGTATACTCCGATGAGCATTCCCAGTACATCATCCCCGATGTTTACGTCTACAAGGTCGGGGACGAGTTTGTCATTCTCCTCAATGACGATGGCCTGCCTCGGCTGCGGGTCAGCTCCCTGTACAAGGATGTGCTGCGCAACCGCCAGGAGGCCTCCCCCACCGCCCGCACCTACATCCAGGACAAGGTCAAGGCGGCGGTCTGGCTGATCCGCAGCATCCAGCAGCGGCAGCGGACCATCTACCGGGTGGTGGAGAGCATCATCAAGTTCCAGCGGGATTTTTTCGACTGGGGGGTGGCCTACCTGCGGCCGCTGATCCTCCGGGACGTGGCCGAGGATATCGGCATGCACGAGTCCACGGTCAGCCGGGTCACCACCAACAAGTATGTGCACACCCCGCAGGGCATCTTCGAGCTCAAGTACTTCTTCAATACCGCCATCCAGCGGCGGGACGGCGGTGAGGCCCTGGCGGCGGAGAGCGTCCGGGAGCGGGTGCGGCAGATCATCGCCACCGAAAGCGCACCCTTGTCGGACAGCGCCATTGCCAAGATCCTCCACAAGGAGGGTGTGGAGATCGCCCGGCGCACCGTGGCCAAGTACCGGGAGCAGCTGGGCATTCTGCCGAGTCACCTGCGCAAGCGGCCATCGTAGCGACCGCACCGCGCAGCTCGGCAAGCCCCTTCGTCACAAGGCCCGCCGATATCGCCGCCGCCCAACACCCGTGAGACAGGAGGTCGTGCCCATGCAGATCGCCGTCACCTTCCGTCGTCTGGAATCCAGTGATGCCGTGCGCGCCTATGCCGAGAACCGGCTGCAGAAGCTGAAGCGCTGTCTGGACGAGCCCATCGAGGTCTCGTTGGTGCTGTCCGCCGAGAAGTTCCGGCAGCGGGCGGAAGCGGTGATCGCGGCCCAGGGGGTGAAGATCAAGGCCGTAGAAGAGAAGGATGACATGTATGCCGCCATCGATCTCTTGCTGGACAACGTCCAGGAGCAGATCCGGCGGCAGCAGGAGCGGCGCAAGAAGAAGAACGGCGCCGCAGTCCGGGCCCAGAAGGTGCTCATGGAGGTGTTCTCCGCCGATGGCGCCGACGAGACGCCCGAGAGCGGTCTGCGGATCGTGAAGACGGAGCTGCTTCTGGCCAAGCCCATGGACCTCGAGGAGGCGGTGGCCCAGATGCGGATCTCCGCGGACGAGTTCCTGGTCTTCACCAGTGCCGAGACGGGCACGGTGAGCGTGCTCTATCGCCTCAAGGGCGGCAACCTGGGCCTGTTGGCCACCGAGTAGACCGGAGCGGCCGGGGTTCGACTGGCCAGGGAAGGGGGGCGGGGATGCCTTTGTCAGGGCTGCTTGCGGAAGGCCGGATCGTGCTCGCCCTCCAGGGGCAGACCAAGGAGGCGGTGCTGGCCGAGCTGGCCGCGGTGGCCGCCGGCCAGCTGGCGGGCCGGACGGCCGCCGAGATCCTGCAGGTCCTGGAGGAGCGGGAGCAGCTGGGGACCACCGGCATCGGCAGCGGCATCGCCATCCCCCACGGCAAGCTCAAAGGCCTGGGACAGCTCCTGGCCATTTTCGGTCGTTCCCAGACCGGGGTGCCGTTCCAAGCCCAGGACGGCCAGCCGGTGCACTTCTTCCTCCTGTTGCTGGCTCCCCAGGAATCGGCGGAACCGTACCTGAGGGTTCTGGGGTCGGTCACCCGTTTCCTCCGCCAGGCAGCCATTCGCACCCGCCTCATGCGGGCCAAGACCGCGGAAGAGGTCCTGGCCGTTTTCACCGAGGCCGAGGCTGGCCGCCCGGCACCATGAGCGTGCCTGCCCCCGCTCCCCTGCCCCCGCCGGCTGACCAGCTGCAGGCGGTCATCATCACCGGCCTGTCCGGGTCGGGCAAGAGCACCGCCCTCAAGGCCTTCGAGGACTGCGGCTACTACTGCGTCGACAACCTGCCCCTGGTGCTCCTGCCGGACTTCCTGGCGGTGATGGCTGCCGCCCAGCCGCCCTTCCGGCGGGTGGCTCTGGTGATGGACGCCCGGGAGCGGGTCTTCCTGGGCGAATACAAGGCGGTATTCGCCGCCGTGGCCCAGGGGCGGCACCGGCTGGAGATCCTGTTTCTGGAGGCCACGGACGAGGTCCTGGTCTTACGCTTCAGTCAAACCCGCCGCCGCCACCCGCTGGCCGCCGAGGAAGGCGGAGTGCCGGAGGCCATCGCCCGGGAGCGAGCCCGGTTTGCCGGACTGCGGGCCGAGGCCACCCGGATCCTCGACACCTCCCGCCAAAACGTCCATCAGCTGCGGGAAGCGATCTTCCGGCTCTACGCCGGTCGCTCCCCGGGTGAGGCCCTGCGGGTCAGCCTCCTGTCCTTCGGCTTCAAGCACGGACTGCCCCCGGACGCCGACCTGGTGCTCGATGTCCGCTTCCTGCCCAACCCGCATTTTGTGCCTCTCCTTCGGCCCCGCACCGGACAAGATCCGGAAGTGGCGGCCTACGTCCTCGATCATGACGAGGCGGACCGCTTTCTCCATCACCTGGTCGATCTGCTGCTCTTCCTTCTGCCGCTCTATCGCCGGGAGGGCAAGGCCTACCTGACCGTGGCCATAGGCTGCACCGGCGGCAAGCACCGGTCCGTGGCCGTGGCCGAGGCCCTGGCCTGCCGGCTCGCCGCCGCCGGCGAGCCGGCCCGGGTCGGGCATCGGGACATGGGGCGGGAGTGAGGCTAGCCCAACAACCTCCGTATCCGGTCCTGGATCGGCGGGTGGGTGGAGAACAGGCGCATCAAGGCGTCGGCCTTCAAGGGGTTGACGATGAACATCTGGGCCTGGGCGGGCTGTATTGCCATGGGCAGGCGCCGGTTCCATTGCTCGAGTCGGCCGAGGGCCGAGGCCAGGCCTTCCGGCGAGCCGGCGATCTCGGCGCCGGTGCGGTCGGCGGCGTACTCCCGGCTCCGGGAGATGGTCAGCTGGATGATGGTGGCGGCGAGTGGTGCCACGATCATCGCCACCAGGAGACCAAGGCCGCCGGCGCCCCCTTCCTCGTCGTCGCTGGAGCGGCCGCCGCCGAAGATGAGCGCCCATTGGGCCATGGAGGCCAGATAGCCGATGGCACCGGCCATGACCGCGGCGATGGAGCTGAGGAGGATGTCCCGGTTCTTGACGTGGGCGAGCTCATGGGCCAGCACCCCCTCCAGCTCCTGGTCGGAGAGCAGCTCCAGCAGGCCCTGGGTGACGGCCACCGCCGCATGCTCCGGGTTGCGGCCGGTGGCAAAGGCGTTGGGGGTCTGGCCAGGGATGAGATAGAGCCGGGGCCGGGGCAGGCCGGCCCGGCGGCACAGGCGGTCCACAGCAGCAGTCAAGCGCGGGGCCGAGGTGGGATCCAGGGGCCGGGCGCCGGACATGGCCAGGGCCAGCCGGTCGCTGAACCAGTAGGAGCCGAAGTTGAGCACCAGGGCCATGACGAGGGCAAAGGTCATGCCACCCTGACCGCCGATCATCCGGCCGACGATCAGGAACAGGGCGGTGAGGGCGGCCATGAGCAGGGCGGTCTTCAGGTGGTTCATGGTCGGATTCTCCTTGTCAGTTGGGGTGGTTGTTGCTTGCGGGCGCGCCTACCGGACCAAGAACCCTTCAGGGTGGCGGCATGCCGGCAGCGGATGCAGGTCCCGCCAGATCCGCGACCGCCGGGGCGGCGGACTTCGGCCCGGCCAGAGGGAAACAGGTCGGCTCCCGGGTGCCGAGCCCTTGCACCACCCAGACAGCACTGTTGTCGCAGCGAATGGCTCGGAAGTCGTCCAGAGGCAGGCCCTGGTAGTGGAGGATCAGGCAGCGCAGGACGATGAGGTGGCTGACCACCAGCGCTGCCTGGCCGGGGTAGCGGTCCGCCAGGGCCTCGGCTGCCTGTACCGCCCGGGCCTGGACCGCGGCCAGAGTTTCGCAGCCCGGGGCCTGAAACCGGTGGGGGGTCGCCTTCCAGACCGGATACTGGTCGCCGAATCGGCGCCGAATCTCGTCTTTGGCCAGGCTATCCCAGTGGGGGATGGCCATCTCGTTGAAGCCGGCCTCGGTGTGGACGGGCAGGCCGAGGGCCTGGCCCAGGATGGTGGCCGACTCCCGGGTGCGGGGTAGCGGCCCGGAGTGGATGGCCGCCAGGCCCAAGCCCTGCAGGCGATCGCCCAGGCTGCGCATCTGCCGGATGCCGTCCGGGTGCAACGGCTCGCCGGAACGGCCGGCGAACCGGTCCTCCTGGTTGGCCGCGGTGACGCCGTGGCGCACAAGGAAGAGGGTAGTCCTCATGGACGAGGAATATAAACCCGGCTCGAAGGCCGGCGCAACCGGGACCGGGAGGCTTTGGTCACCGGGAAACCACTTGCCGCCCTATATCGCCTGCGATACATTGACCCACCTGATGAGAGAGCCAGTCGGCGGCGGTAGGCTTACCGGGGGCCGGTCTGGGACGCGACGAGGACCAGCATGGTCAATGCCAGGGAGCTGCTGGACAGACTGCGGGTGTTGAAGCCTGGCCTCATGGCCACCTTCAAGGTGAAAGAGATCGGTCTGTTCGGCTCCTGGGTGCGCGGCGAGCAAAGAGAAGCGAGTGACGTCGACCTCCTGGTGATCCTGGACGATGACGCGGATCTTCTGGACCTCATGGGATTGACCCTGCGTTTGGAAGAAGAGCTCCAGTGCAAGGTGGATGTGGTCACCAGACGGTCCTTGCGGCCGGAGCTGCAAGAGTCAGTCCTGCAAGAGGTCGTCGCTGTTTGAGAGATCATGCCCTTTACCTTCGGGATATCCTGGCCGCCCTGGACAGCATCGAGGCCTTCGTGCTTGGGATGGACGTTGAGTCCTTTGCCGCTGATGACAAGACGGTCAGTGCCGTGATCAGAAAGCTGGAGATCATCGGTGAGGCCGCCAAGCATATCCCGGAGGCTGTACGTGGGGAGACAAGCATTCCTTGGAAGGAAATGGCAGGGATGCGGGACAAGCTTATCCATTTCTACTTCGGGGTGGACCATCATCTGGTCTGGAAGACGGTCCGAGAACGTCTGCCTGGTGTCCGTTCGGAGATTCGGAAGCTGTTGGAGCAGTCCGAGGCTTGAGGCACGGGGCATGACTCAACGGACGTGATCGAGGAAGAGTGCAATCATGGCTAAACCGATGACAACGATCTTGCTGGCGTTTTTCCTGGTCTTGCAGGCTGGTATCACCCAGGCGGCAGACGGGGGCGGGCCACCGGCAGCCCGGGTGGCGATTCTGCCCTTTGCAATGAACGCGCCGGCGGAGCTGGGCTACCTGCGGGACGGGGTGCGGGACATGCTGGCCAGCCGCCTGGCGGCAGGCGATGGCGTCCGGCTGGTGGAGCGAGCCCGGGTGGAGGCCGCCATGGCCGGCCGGCCGCAGCCGGCCAGCGATGGCGACTTCCGTGATCTGGCAGCCAGCCTGGGGGCCGATTACGTGGCCGCAGGCAGCCTCACCGCCCTGGGCGGCGGGGTGAGCGTCGATGCCCGGGTCTACCCCGCGGCCGCAGA is drawn from Thermodesulfobacteriota bacterium and contains these coding sequences:
- the argH gene encoding argininosuccinate lyase, whose translation is MSEPSRRPGDQVGIAKPWGGRFAEATAKTVERFTASIDVDARLFRHDILGSKAHARMLAAQGLLTGDELAAILTGLDAIAAEIAAGTFPFCTEREDIHMHIEQALTERIGPAGEKLHTGRSRNDQVALDLRLYLREACDQLDELVTGLQRALVRLARRHQDLIMPGYTHLQRAQPVLLAHHLLAYHEMLARDRGRLGDCRRRLDVSPLGAAACAGSGLPLDRRAVAAELGFAAVAANSMDAVADRDFAVELVAAAALIQTHLSRLAEELVLWSSQEFGFITIADAYCTGSSIMPQKKNPDVAELVRGKTGRVVGHLVALFTILKGLPLTYNRDLQEDKEPVFDSHDTVAASLTVLSELLAHVDFHGPRLAAAAASGHSTATDLADYLVRKGMPFRRAHGVVGRAVAHCLAQGKELAELPLGTLQTFAPEIAADVYDVLSLNGSVATKTTLGGTAPAQVEEALRAAEKALGLT
- a CDS encoding argininosuccinate synthase — protein: MPRKIVLAYSGGLDTSVILKWLQETYRCPVVAFVADVGQEEDWEAIRAKGLATGAEKVVISDLREAFVREVIFPAFRANAIYEGSYLLGTSLARPVIAQEQVRVALAEGADAVSHGATGKGNDQVRFELAYMALAPELAIIAPWREWDLNSRTKLMAYAQEHGIPVPVTAAKPYSSDENLLHISYEGGILEDPWREPDPEMFRLTRSLAAAPDQPAVIEIGFEAGDPVAVDGERLAPVALLTRLNRLGGEHGIGRLDMVENRFVGMKSRGVYETPGGTILRIAHRDLETITLDREVMRIRDSLVPRYAELVYNGFWFSPERRFLQTAMDEAQKTVSGTVRLRLHKGVCQPVGRKSPLSLYHEAFATFEADQVYSQKDAGGFIRLQALRLRIEADRQRRTSSPGQTP
- the argF gene encoding ornithine carbamoyltransferase, with protein sequence MNSHFLTLWDFTAAELQAFLDLGHRLKTERRAGVRHTALVGKTIALLFDKPSTRTRVSFEAAMYGLGGQVLFMPSRDTQLSRQEPLKDMARVMSRYVEGLVVRTFGQEVVEELARYASVPVVNALTDLHHPCQVLSDIMTVRERKGSMEDLAVAWVGDGNNMANSWIQAAARLGFALTLACPEGYDPSPQVLAAAQAEARRPITVRRDPRQAVAAADVVNTDVWASMGQESEQAERAKRFQPYQVNSALLAAAKPDAIVLHCLPAHRGEEITDEVLESPACVAFDQAENKLHLHKAVLLALLGRQ
- the argB gene encoding acetylglutamate kinase, coding for MERLIEKAKTLIEALPYIRRFGSQTIVIKYGGHAMVDEGLKHNFALDVILMKTVGLDPIVVHGGGPQINQFLRKMNVESSYVHGMRVTDGETMDVVEMVLVGKVNKEIVGLINQHGGKAVGLSGRDGDLVQAKKMLKMLKPGGDAPPELIDLGRVGEVTGVNPAILHTLKARDFIPVIAPVGVGEDGQPYNINADLVAGAVAAHLKAAKLILLTDVEGVLDGEKQLVRSLTASQAMTLLAGETISGGMIPKVRCCLDALAGGVAKAHIIDGRLEHAILLEMFTDQGIGTEIIP
- the lptA gene encoding lipopolysaccharide transport periplasmic protein LptA; this translates as MLLAVGIALRPGGAAAQSAPAAAAPIHIEADRLESDAKEEVLHFLGHVEATQGDMVIRAERMTVTYVRRRPAAQSAPDSGLGPGAGDIDRIRAEGGVRITRKNWVATGDNLEYVAASRQVILTGAAQVWQADNSVSGERIVLYLDEGRSVVEKGGSGRVKALIYPERPADEARP
- the lptB gene encoding LPS export ABC transporter ATP-binding protein, with amino-acid sequence MAELSARALVKHYGARPVVHGVDLDVAAATVVGLLGPNGAGKTTTFYMVSGFVRPDAGQVLLDGVEITWLPIHDRARLGVSYLAQEPSVFRRLSVVENLRLVLEPLGLPRAEIRSRIEALLDDLRMGHLADHRADTLSGGERRRVEIMRALAIGPRFVLLDEPFAGIDPLSVADLQGIIRGLKERGLGVLISDHNVRETLSICDHAYIISEGHILTAGDPAAIVASDIARQHYLGEGFRL
- the rpoN gene encoding RNA polymerase factor sigma-54 is translated as MALELRQQLKLAQQLVMTPQLQQAIKLLQLNRLELVEMIQQELEQNPLLEEGTAEPEGEAEASQSTPPEEGEPAAVLAEVTPELSFERPESLAAIDWNDYANEYSPDPAAPAFEDPMAGLPLDWSEGPDSGSSLSSAYEDRPTLSRLDVLAQKPDLQSHLRWQLCLSDLDEEEVEVGTFVIGNLNRDGFLEVTPEEIVRATGCSSAMAERLIRRVQEMDPPGIGARDVQECLLLQLEHLGAGSSLAATIVRDFLQLLETKRYAQIAKATGATEDDVIQAVRVITGLDPHPGRVYSDEHSQYIIPDVYVYKVGDEFVILLNDDGLPRLRVSSLYKDVLRNRQEASPTARTYIQDKVKAAVWLIRSIQQRQRTIYRVVESIIKFQRDFFDWGVAYLRPLILRDVAEDIGMHESTVSRVTTNKYVHTPQGIFELKYFFNTAIQRRDGGEALAAESVRERVRQIIATESAPLSDSAIAKILHKEGVEIARRTVAKYREQLGILPSHLRKRPS